One stretch of Candidatus Eremiobacteraceae bacterium DNA includes these proteins:
- the rsmI gene encoding 16S rRNA (cytidine(1402)-2'-O)-methyltransferase produces MTGRLVLCPTPLGNLEDVTLRVLRCLRECDFIFAEDTRVSETLLRRYEVDKPVRSFHERVEARRLNEAARILKDGKTIAVVTDAGMPGISDPGVELVRAARAAGAAVEVLPGPSACVSAAVLSGFDVTRFRFEGFPPRSPGARRSHVAAFARETAAVIWYEAPTRVRALLVDIASELPGRRVFVLREYTKRFEEHIEGDAASALRVLSEEPRGEFVVVMDGAPSPSGDAEADARADAAVEMLVERGVRPRLAADAIASATGSNRKRLYALAHRIAGKALDAREGN; encoded by the coding sequence ATGACCGGACGCCTCGTGCTCTGTCCGACCCCGCTCGGCAACCTCGAAGACGTGACGCTTCGCGTGCTCCGCTGTCTGCGTGAGTGCGATTTCATCTTCGCAGAGGACACGCGAGTGTCGGAAACGCTGTTGCGACGCTACGAGGTCGACAAACCGGTCCGGTCATTCCACGAGCGGGTCGAAGCGCGCAGGCTCAACGAGGCGGCGCGGATACTCAAAGACGGTAAGACGATCGCGGTCGTCACGGACGCAGGCATGCCCGGCATCTCAGATCCCGGCGTCGAACTCGTGCGTGCTGCGCGGGCGGCCGGTGCCGCCGTCGAAGTTCTACCGGGTCCGAGCGCATGCGTCAGCGCCGCCGTCCTGTCCGGCTTCGACGTCACGCGCTTCCGGTTCGAGGGCTTTCCACCGCGCTCGCCGGGCGCGAGGCGCTCACATGTCGCCGCATTCGCACGAGAGACCGCGGCCGTGATCTGGTACGAGGCACCGACGCGCGTGCGCGCACTGCTCGTCGACATCGCGAGCGAGTTGCCGGGGCGGCGCGTCTTCGTGCTGCGCGAATACACAAAGCGCTTTGAGGAGCATATCGAGGGCGACGCGGCCTCGGCGCTGCGCGTGCTGTCCGAGGAACCGCGCGGCGAGTTCGTCGTCGTGATGGACGGCGCGCCTTCGCCATCAGGCGACGCCGAGGCGGACGCACGCGCAGACGCGGCGGTCGAAATGCTCGTCGAACGCGGCGTGCGTCCGAGGCTCGCAGCCGACGCGATCGCCTCGGCGACCGGATCGAATCGCAAGCGCCTCTACGCGCTCGCGCACCGCATCGCAGGCAAGGCTTTGGACGCTCGCGAGGGCAATTGA
- a CDS encoding sulfotransferase, translated as MSYFYRNTLGARIRRRISAIQHSFYLDVNPDHRATVLLAGSGRSGTTWLADVINYDNAYRYIGEPFTREHVKVVRHFARLQYIRPDEDGDEYFDAVRSILEGRVRSPWADNSNRRVIARKRLVKDDRCTLMLAWIIRRFAGMPVVYIRRHPLAVAYSRCRAHWRVRKRDVYFNQPALMTDHLEPFRDIMAGARTEIEGHVVDWCVENIVPQRQMTDREACFVDYEKIVADREAEFRRIFTFIGKPFDIRALERSTRRSATTFLGRDGPKRKASRDMPSWREAMTAHEIRGAMEIVKRFGLEHVCKEDAAVETTSARG; from the coding sequence ATGAGCTATTTCTATCGCAACACGCTCGGCGCGCGGATACGTCGACGGATCTCCGCTATCCAACACTCTTTCTATCTCGACGTCAATCCGGACCATCGCGCGACCGTACTTCTGGCGGGCTCTGGCCGTAGCGGCACGACGTGGCTCGCGGACGTCATCAACTACGACAACGCCTACCGCTACATCGGCGAACCCTTCACGCGCGAGCACGTCAAGGTGGTCCGCCATTTCGCCCGGCTCCAATACATCCGGCCCGACGAAGACGGCGATGAATATTTCGATGCGGTGCGATCGATCCTCGAAGGGCGCGTCCGGTCGCCGTGGGCAGACAATTCGAACCGACGCGTCATCGCACGCAAGCGCTTGGTCAAAGACGACCGCTGCACGCTCATGCTCGCGTGGATCATCCGGCGCTTCGCGGGGATGCCGGTCGTCTACATCCGCAGACATCCGCTCGCAGTCGCGTACTCACGATGCCGGGCGCACTGGCGCGTCCGCAAACGCGACGTCTATTTCAACCAACCTGCGCTCATGACTGACCACCTGGAACCCTTTCGCGATATCATGGCCGGCGCGCGGACGGAGATCGAAGGGCACGTCGTCGACTGGTGCGTCGAGAACATCGTGCCGCAACGGCAAATGACGGACCGTGAAGCGTGTTTCGTCGACTACGAGAAGATAGTCGCCGACCGCGAGGCCGAATTCCGCCGCATCTTCACGTTCATCGGCAAGCCGTTCGACATACGTGCGCTCGAGCGATCGACGCGACGATCGGCGACGACGTTCCTCGGCAGAGATGGCCCCAAGCGCAAAGCGAGCCGCGACATGCCGTCGTGGCGCGAAGCGATGACTGCGCACGAGATACGTGGCGCAATGGAGATCGTCAAGCGCTTCGGGCTCGAGCACGTGTGCAAGGAAGACGCAGCCGTCGAAACGACGTCTGCGCGGGGCTAG
- a CDS encoding GAF domain-containing protein — translation MRDNGTILNLGFDYAGRVQSLDAVSGRSGLRVGDRVILHGFTLKEWEQLTMGVPMAIGETIPLTVERDARIVDIEIKADTVSGWPTYLVYLIKTLSQVTYLIVACGLVLRKPSRLTWSFFALAFGYAADITQPWFWRSPAASLPMLWWAQLYNGVAITPGALLIFAASFPGQTSGLFWRIVDRTGIPVNVILTLQNVVFYVAGVAGSALAFPALVAPLWSFATLVGVLMVVIAYWSSVADQRQRLKWVIFAFIVSYLERAFVTYVDFTGGLWPPAWSSAGFTPDALAIVNVLVPVTVAYAVLKHRVLDINFVFSRALVYGIITSLVVGAFALIDFVLSKELEQHQLAVAVEVVFAIGFGFGLNGIHKQVDAFVDRILFRSRHMAERTIERVAAGLPHVTSARAVDETLAEDPTRTLNLLSAAVFVRDESGAFARRSAVGWTDGGSTKIDADDPLIVNLLGEFGTMPLSEVRQGSASLPTGVGAPAIAVPMFVRHQLLGFVLYGAHASGEDIDPDERRLLERLAHAAAATYDHIDSESARTKLREISQELAVLKASARA, via the coding sequence ATGCGCGACAACGGCACGATCTTGAACCTCGGTTTCGACTATGCAGGCCGTGTACAAAGCCTCGACGCGGTCAGCGGTCGATCGGGGTTACGTGTTGGCGATCGCGTGATACTGCACGGTTTCACGCTCAAAGAGTGGGAGCAGCTCACCATGGGCGTGCCGATGGCGATCGGCGAGACGATCCCACTCACCGTCGAACGCGACGCCCGAATCGTTGACATCGAGATCAAGGCCGACACCGTGAGCGGTTGGCCGACCTATTTGGTATACTTGATCAAGACGCTTTCGCAGGTGACGTATCTCATCGTCGCATGTGGGTTGGTGCTGCGCAAACCCAGCCGGTTGACGTGGAGCTTCTTCGCGCTCGCTTTCGGCTATGCGGCGGACATCACGCAGCCATGGTTTTGGCGTAGCCCTGCGGCCTCGCTTCCCATGCTGTGGTGGGCGCAGCTCTACAATGGCGTCGCCATCACGCCCGGCGCGCTGCTCATCTTTGCGGCCTCCTTCCCAGGCCAGACGAGCGGCTTGTTCTGGCGCATCGTCGATCGGACGGGCATTCCGGTCAACGTGATCTTGACGTTGCAGAACGTGGTTTTTTACGTAGCAGGCGTGGCCGGATCGGCGTTGGCGTTTCCGGCGTTGGTCGCTCCGTTGTGGTCGTTTGCAACGCTCGTCGGAGTCCTCATGGTGGTGATCGCCTACTGGAGCAGCGTTGCCGATCAGCGTCAACGTCTGAAGTGGGTCATCTTCGCGTTCATCGTGTCCTACCTCGAGCGCGCGTTTGTCACGTATGTGGATTTTACCGGCGGTCTCTGGCCTCCGGCGTGGTCGAGCGCGGGGTTCACTCCTGACGCGCTCGCGATCGTCAACGTCCTCGTGCCGGTCACCGTGGCATACGCAGTTCTCAAGCATCGCGTGCTCGACATCAATTTCGTGTTCAGCCGTGCGCTCGTCTACGGCATCATCACGTCGCTTGTCGTCGGAGCGTTCGCTTTGATCGACTTCGTGCTCTCGAAGGAGCTCGAACAGCACCAGCTCGCGGTGGCGGTGGAAGTCGTCTTCGCGATCGGATTCGGTTTTGGGCTCAACGGCATCCACAAGCAGGTCGACGCGTTCGTCGATCGCATTCTTTTCCGCAGCCGCCACATGGCGGAAAGGACGATCGAACGCGTCGCGGCAGGCTTGCCCCACGTGACGTCCGCGCGTGCGGTCGACGAAACGCTCGCGGAGGACCCTACGCGTACCCTCAACCTTCTCTCCGCGGCGGTATTCGTTCGCGACGAGTCCGGAGCGTTTGCCCGGCGATCCGCGGTCGGTTGGACCGACGGCGGAAGCACGAAGATCGATGCGGACGACCCGCTTATCGTCAACCTGCTGGGAGAATTTGGAACGATGCCGTTGAGCGAGGTGCGGCAAGGATCGGCTAGTCTTCCTACAGGGGTTGGCGCGCCGGCCATCGCCGTGCCGATGTTCGTCCGCCACCAGCTTCTGGGTTTCGTGCTCTACGGAGCACACGCGAGCGGCGAGGACATCGACCCGGACGAACGGCGCTTGCTCGAGCGGCTTGCGCACGCCGCCGCGGCCACGTACGACCACATCGACTCAGAATCCGCGCGCACCAAACTTCGCGAGATTTCGCAGGAACTCGCCGTGTTGAAAGCCTCAGCGCGCGCGTAG
- a CDS encoding DUF5069 domain-containing protein: protein MEPLDLSKAPPRSPHLELDGLVMMPRTIDKLRATLPGGVSGSYRVRGMSLRLLEWLGVEEDAIREAVAQAKTDDDVAVWLRGRVDTTKYSEFNRRMLDRSTDDVDKEAFFETYPWMRERGFMRLFDVMLEDDRMSFAGTPSAG, encoded by the coding sequence ATGGAACCGCTCGATCTTTCAAAGGCCCCGCCGCGCTCTCCGCATTTGGAGCTCGACGGACTCGTCATGATGCCGCGCACGATCGACAAGCTGCGCGCGACGCTGCCCGGCGGCGTCTCGGGCAGCTATCGCGTTCGCGGCATGAGCCTACGGCTGCTGGAATGGCTCGGCGTCGAGGAAGACGCCATCCGCGAAGCCGTCGCACAGGCGAAGACGGATGACGACGTCGCCGTGTGGCTGCGCGGTCGCGTCGATACGACGAAGTATTCGGAATTCAACCGCCGCATGCTCGATCGAAGCACGGATGACGTCGACAAGGAAGCGTTCTTCGAGACGTATCCCTGGATGCGCGAGCGCGGCTTCATGCGGCTCTTCGACGTCATGCTCGAAGATGACCGGATGTCGTTCGCCGGCACGCCCTCCGCGGGCTAG